The Achromobacter pestifer genome includes a region encoding these proteins:
- a CDS encoding HlyD family type I secretion periplasmic adaptor subunit has translation MADLPSGQIRVKNDLPHDSRRHVLLGWLIILIAVVGFLGWAVLAPLDAGVPIDAKVAVSGNRKAVQPLVGGKVQRILTAEGARVQAGEVLVELDSTLAANQLDSLRFQYSSGLAVESRLAAERDGLSDIHLNAKLLLALQEGNLQVDEMVRVQQQLFGTRIRAQQAMLEGLEAALRGAREQRGSVQRILRSRQEQRITFERQLESQRILADEGLLARNRLLEAERQYLQLLGSVADEQGRLGSLEATVQEYQSRLISQREDYQKEVRVELSETRTRVSDLQSRLASAEYEMANMEIVAPTTGIVTGVAVFTQGGVVRAGDRLMDIVPLDKPLMVEGRLPVQEVDKVRAGLSVDLEFMAFNRAVTPKMAGTVTTVSADRVDDSQDRPYYRVEIAVDELRERELAPGLNLQPGMPVTAFIKTGERTLMSYLLKPLRDRSRLALIEK, from the coding sequence ATGGCAGATCTTCCGAGTGGCCAAATTCGAGTTAAGAATGATCTGCCGCATGACTCGCGCCGGCATGTGCTTCTGGGGTGGTTGATCATATTAATCGCCGTTGTCGGATTTCTGGGATGGGCTGTCCTAGCCCCGCTGGATGCGGGCGTGCCGATAGATGCAAAGGTAGCAGTTAGTGGGAACCGCAAGGCAGTACAACCACTAGTAGGTGGGAAGGTGCAGCGGATACTGACAGCAGAAGGTGCGCGCGTACAGGCAGGCGAGGTTCTGGTCGAACTCGACTCCACCTTGGCCGCCAACCAACTTGATTCATTGCGCTTTCAGTATTCGAGTGGTTTGGCAGTCGAGAGTCGTCTTGCGGCCGAGCGTGATGGGCTATCAGATATCCACTTGAATGCAAAACTATTGCTTGCACTGCAAGAAGGTAATTTGCAAGTGGACGAAATGGTTCGGGTCCAGCAACAATTGTTTGGCACTCGCATACGCGCTCAGCAAGCGATGTTGGAGGGGCTGGAAGCCGCCTTACGTGGCGCGCGTGAGCAGCGCGGCAGTGTGCAACGTATTCTGCGCTCGCGCCAGGAGCAGCGCATCACCTTTGAACGTCAGCTTGAAAGCCAACGCATCTTGGCCGACGAGGGGCTGCTGGCGCGCAATCGATTGCTGGAAGCGGAGCGGCAGTATTTACAGCTACTTGGCTCGGTCGCGGACGAGCAAGGCCGCTTAGGTTCATTGGAAGCAACCGTGCAGGAGTATCAGTCAAGACTGATTTCCCAACGTGAGGATTATCAAAAGGAGGTGCGCGTCGAGTTGAGCGAGACGCGTACTCGCGTATCCGATCTGCAATCAAGATTGGCTAGTGCGGAGTACGAAATGGCAAACATGGAAATAGTGGCGCCGACGACAGGCATTGTAACGGGGGTGGCGGTATTTACCCAGGGAGGCGTGGTCAGGGCTGGCGACAGGCTCATGGACATTGTGCCGTTGGACAAGCCGCTGATGGTGGAGGGGAGACTGCCAGTGCAGGAAGTGGATAAGGTCCGTGCAGGTCTGTCTGTGGATCTGGAGTTCATGGCTTTCAACCGCGCCGTCACTCCAAAAATGGCTGGGACTGTGACGACAGTGTCTGCCGACAGAGTGGATGACTCGCAGGACAGGCCGTATTACCGCGTAGAAATCGCCGTGGATGAGCTCCGGGAGCGAGAGTTGGCGCCTGGACTGAACCTGCAGCCGGGTATGCCGGTAACTGCATTCATCAAAACGGGAGAACGAACACTGATGAGTTACTTGCTCAAACCGCTGCGCGACCGCAGTCGTCTCGCCTTGATAGAGAAGTAA